The following proteins come from a genomic window of Mycobacterium sp. DL:
- a CDS encoding cytochrome P450, which translates to MAEDLTTVDFFRDSRLTDDPYTFYEALRNKCPVSREDHYGVTMVTGWQEAVDIYNDSETFSSCISVTGPFPGFPVSLEGRENDDLTDLIVEHRDEIPFSDQLPTLDPPTHTNHRALLMRLITPKRLKENEDAMWGLADDILDDFLAPGEGEFIKGFAGPFTLRIIADLLGVPEEDRADLLERLARGTHGSAVGNAEKTMNKTPLEHLYEVFATYVEERRAEPRDDVLTGLATATFPDGTMPEVGDVVRVATNVFSAGQETTVRLLSTALKVLGDRPDIQARLREDRSLLGNFIEECLRIESPVKGDFRLSRCPTTVGDQALGAGSTVMVINGAANRDPRRFEDPDSFDAERKNARQHLAFGRGIHSCPGAPLARAETRVGLERLLDRTTDIRISESKHGPVGDRRYQYIPTYILRGLTELHLEFDVR; encoded by the coding sequence ATGGCGGAAGACCTCACCACAGTCGACTTTTTCAGAGACAGTCGGCTGACGGACGACCCGTACACGTTCTACGAGGCACTGCGGAACAAGTGCCCGGTCAGCCGGGAGGACCATTACGGCGTCACGATGGTCACCGGCTGGCAGGAGGCCGTCGACATCTACAACGACTCGGAGACCTTCTCGTCGTGCATCTCGGTGACCGGGCCGTTCCCCGGCTTTCCCGTATCTCTGGAGGGCAGGGAGAACGACGACCTGACCGACCTGATCGTCGAGCACCGCGATGAGATCCCGTTCAGCGACCAGCTGCCGACGCTGGATCCGCCGACGCACACCAATCATCGCGCCCTGCTGATGCGGCTGATCACGCCCAAGCGCCTCAAGGAGAACGAGGACGCGATGTGGGGCCTCGCCGACGACATCCTCGACGACTTCCTGGCGCCGGGTGAAGGCGAGTTCATCAAGGGCTTCGCCGGCCCCTTCACGCTGCGGATCATCGCCGATCTTCTCGGCGTGCCCGAAGAGGACCGCGCCGACCTCCTCGAGCGGCTCGCCCGCGGCACGCACGGCAGCGCGGTGGGCAATGCCGAGAAGACGATGAACAAGACGCCGCTGGAGCACCTCTACGAGGTGTTCGCCACCTATGTCGAGGAGCGTCGCGCCGAACCTCGCGACGACGTGCTGACCGGACTGGCGACTGCGACGTTCCCCGATGGCACCATGCCCGAGGTCGGCGATGTCGTGCGCGTGGCCACCAATGTCTTCTCCGCCGGACAGGAGACGACGGTGCGGCTGCTCAGCACCGCGCTGAAGGTGTTGGGGGACCGCCCGGACATCCAGGCCAGACTGCGCGAGGACCGCAGCCTGCTGGGCAACTTCATCGAGGAGTGCCTGCGCATCGAGAGCCCGGTGAAGGGCGACTTCCGGTTGTCGCGGTGCCCGACGACCGTCGGCGACCAGGCGCTGGGTGCCGGCTCGACGGTGATGGTGATCAACGGCGCCGCGAACCGCGACCCGCGCCGCTTCGAGGATCCGGACAGCTTCGACGCCGAGCGCAAGAACGCGCGTCAGCACCTGGCGTTCGGCCGGGGAATCCACAGCTGCCCGGGTGCGCCGCTGGCCCGCGCGGAGACCCGCGTCGGCCTGGAGCGACTGCTCGACCGGACGACCGACATCCGGATCTCGGAGAGCAAGCACGGCCCGGTGGGCGACAGGCGTTACCAGTACATCCCGACCTACATCCTGCGCGGGCTGACCGAGCTGCACCTGGAGTTCGACGTCAGATGA
- a CDS encoding carboxymuconolactone decarboxylase family protein has translation MTFTPRLEPLPADDWDDDVRDAVRPLLPVARANPRDAGNVVSTLVRNPGLTRAYLEFNAHLLLRSTVSSRVREVAVLRAVHLRRSQYLWDHHVPIAERAGLTPEEIEAVRGGEVTDPVDGLVVHLVDEIDDSSTLTDATWSQLQQHFDEQQILDLLFTVGCYQLLAVTVNVLGVQPEGH, from the coding sequence ATGACGTTCACCCCCCGCCTGGAGCCACTGCCCGCCGACGACTGGGACGACGACGTCCGTGACGCGGTGCGCCCGTTGCTGCCCGTCGCGCGGGCCAACCCCCGCGACGCCGGCAACGTGGTGAGCACTCTGGTCCGCAATCCGGGGCTCACGCGCGCGTACCTCGAGTTCAATGCCCATCTGCTGCTGCGCTCGACGGTGTCCTCCCGGGTGCGCGAGGTGGCGGTGCTGCGTGCGGTGCACCTACGCCGGTCGCAGTATCTCTGGGACCACCACGTGCCCATCGCCGAGCGGGCCGGCCTCACACCTGAGGAGATCGAGGCCGTCCGCGGCGGTGAGGTCACCGATCCGGTCGACGGGCTCGTCGTGCACCTCGTCGACGAAATCGACGATTCCAGCACGCTCACCGACGCCACATGGTCGCAGCTGCAGCAGCATTTCGACGAGCAACAGATCCTGGATCTGCTGTTCACGGTCGGTTGCTATCAACTGCTGGCCGTCACGGTGAACGTCCTGGGCGTCCAGCCGGAAGGGCACTGA
- a CDS encoding cytochrome P450, translating into MTKPKLVFSPVAADYFENPYEIYQRMRDEAPIYYDEDEDFYALTRHADVAAAFKDHESFSSARGCHLPQIRSGVPPQKSIIFMDPPDHRHMRSLLNKAFTPRAIQSQRDTVVELVEHYLSKVDPNNFDIVQDFSAPFPVEVITRMAGVPEEFRQQVRHWIDKGLECEPGQMELSDKAMEANMQSGIYYYGLVQERRKNPQDDMISRLIAAEIPGPDGTNRMLDDIEITGFAALLGGAGAETVTKLMGSAVVEFARNPEQWQKLLDDRSKIPAAIEELLRYVGPVQYNVRYSVKDVELPNGTVPAHKPVFLMGASANRDPRAFDDAETFDIDRDRSQAQNLGLGYGIHSCLGAALARMESAIALEYLLDFMPRFEVDFDGLERTNMQNVAGYHHVPVKVLK; encoded by the coding sequence GTGACCAAGCCAAAACTCGTGTTCAGCCCAGTTGCGGCGGACTACTTCGAGAATCCGTACGAGATATACCAGCGGATGCGCGACGAAGCCCCGATCTACTACGACGAAGACGAGGACTTCTACGCACTGACCCGGCACGCGGACGTGGCGGCGGCGTTCAAGGACCATGAGTCCTTCTCGTCCGCCCGAGGGTGCCATCTGCCTCAGATCCGCTCCGGCGTGCCGCCGCAGAAGTCGATCATCTTCATGGACCCGCCGGACCATCGCCACATGCGGAGCCTGCTCAACAAGGCGTTCACGCCCCGCGCCATCCAGTCCCAGCGCGACACGGTCGTCGAGCTCGTCGAGCACTACCTGAGCAAGGTCGATCCGAACAACTTCGACATCGTCCAGGACTTCTCCGCCCCCTTCCCCGTCGAGGTGATCACCCGGATGGCGGGCGTGCCGGAGGAATTTCGCCAGCAGGTCCGGCACTGGATCGACAAAGGCCTGGAGTGCGAGCCCGGACAGATGGAGCTCAGCGACAAGGCCATGGAGGCCAACATGCAGTCGGGCATCTACTACTACGGGCTGGTGCAGGAACGCCGGAAGAACCCGCAAGACGACATGATCAGTCGGCTGATCGCCGCGGAGATCCCCGGACCCGACGGCACCAATCGCATGCTCGATGACATCGAGATCACCGGCTTCGCTGCGCTGTTGGGCGGCGCGGGCGCAGAAACGGTGACCAAGCTGATGGGCAGCGCAGTGGTGGAGTTCGCGCGCAATCCCGAGCAGTGGCAGAAGCTGCTCGACGACCGCAGCAAGATCCCGGCAGCGATCGAGGAACTGCTGCGCTACGTCGGCCCGGTGCAATACAACGTCCGATACAGCGTGAAGGATGTGGAGCTACCCAACGGCACGGTTCCGGCACACAAGCCGGTCTTCCTGATGGGCGCCTCCGCCAACCGGGATCCCCGGGCCTTCGACGACGCAGAGACATTCGACATCGATCGCGACCGCAGCCAGGCGCAGAACCTCGGGCTGGGCTACGGCATCCACAGCTGCCTCGGGGCAGCGTTGGCCCGCATGGAAAGCGCGATCGCTCTCGAGTACCTACTGGACTTCATGCCACGCTTCGAGGTCGACTTCGACGGACTGGAGCGGACCAACATGCAGAACGTCGCCGGCTATCACCATGTCCCGGTGAAGGTATTGAAGTGA
- a CDS encoding TauD/TfdA family dioxygenase gives MSLLTINKLTESVGAEVVGVDPDRLVSDDSLADAVLDALERNGVLVFPDLGLDPEAQVAFCTRLGEVDHSSDGHHPVAGIYPITLDKSKNASAAYLRATFDWHIDGCTPTGDECPQKATVLSAVQVAERGGETEFANSYAAFEAFSEEEKHRFQGLRVVHSLEASQSRVNPNPSPEELARWRSRPTHEHPLVWTHRSGRKSLVLGASAHYVVGMDRDEGQALLAELLDRATRPHLVYSHRWSVGDTVIWDNNGVLHRAAPYDPDSPREMLRTTVLGDEPIQ, from the coding sequence ATGAGCCTGCTGACGATCAACAAACTGACCGAATCGGTCGGCGCCGAAGTGGTCGGCGTCGACCCGGACCGCCTCGTGAGCGACGACTCGCTCGCCGACGCCGTTCTCGACGCGCTCGAACGCAACGGGGTCCTGGTCTTCCCCGACCTGGGCCTCGATCCCGAGGCGCAGGTGGCGTTCTGCACACGACTCGGCGAGGTGGACCACTCCTCGGACGGGCACCACCCGGTCGCGGGTATTTACCCGATCACCCTCGACAAGTCGAAGAACGCGTCCGCGGCCTATCTGCGGGCCACGTTCGACTGGCATATCGACGGTTGCACGCCCACCGGCGACGAGTGCCCGCAGAAGGCCACCGTGCTGTCCGCCGTTCAGGTGGCCGAACGGGGCGGCGAGACCGAGTTCGCCAATTCCTATGCCGCCTTTGAGGCGTTCAGCGAGGAGGAGAAGCACAGGTTCCAAGGGCTTCGCGTCGTGCATTCGCTGGAGGCGTCGCAGAGTCGGGTCAACCCGAATCCGTCGCCGGAGGAACTCGCGCGCTGGCGGTCTCGGCCGACACACGAACATCCGCTGGTGTGGACGCACCGCAGCGGCCGCAAGTCGCTGGTCCTCGGGGCCTCGGCGCACTACGTCGTCGGGATGGATCGCGACGAGGGACAGGCGCTGCTGGCCGAGCTGCTCGATCGCGCCACCCGACCGCATCTGGTGTACAGCCACCGGTGGTCGGTCGGGGACACCGTGATCTGGGACAACAACGGTGTCCTGCACCGGGCGGCGCCTTATGATCCCGATTCGCCGCGGGAGATGTTGCGTACCACTGTGCTCGGCGACGAACCGATCCAATGA
- a CDS encoding ferredoxin--NADP reductase produces the protein MAEESTTDGFAPLRVKRVVRETSDAVSLVLDVPEHCSNQFRYKAGQFLTVRVTVDGRDLRRCYSMSSAPVEDELRITVKRDPGGVVSNWLNDSAAAGTELQAAPPDGKFVLRECDSAAADLVAFAGGSGITPIMSLVRTALADSSRRVRLFYANRARDSVIFSEQLARLADANADRLVVEHHYDEDGGVVTPAAVAQFAAGAADADFYICGPAPFMATVESALQSADVPKERLHLERFTVAEVAPEVLLDAADATEEVVIELDRHVTTASYRQGDTLLQTARMSGLRAPSSCETGSCGTCMARVVEGTARMLNNDALEDDEVEEGWVLTCQTLPTSRRVRVVYE, from the coding sequence ATGGCCGAGGAGAGCACCACCGACGGATTCGCACCGCTGCGCGTCAAGCGCGTCGTGCGGGAGACCTCCGACGCGGTGTCACTGGTGCTGGATGTGCCCGAGCACTGCTCGAACCAATTCCGCTACAAGGCCGGTCAGTTCCTCACCGTGCGGGTCACCGTCGACGGCAGGGACCTGCGCCGCTGCTACTCGATGTCGTCGGCTCCGGTCGAGGACGAGCTGCGGATCACCGTCAAACGAGATCCCGGCGGCGTGGTGTCGAACTGGCTCAATGACTCCGCCGCTGCGGGTACTGAGCTGCAAGCCGCCCCGCCGGACGGCAAGTTCGTCCTCCGGGAGTGCGATTCGGCCGCGGCCGATCTGGTCGCGTTCGCGGGCGGCAGCGGGATCACGCCGATCATGTCGCTCGTCCGTACGGCGTTGGCCGATTCGTCGCGACGCGTCAGGCTCTTCTACGCCAACCGTGCTCGCGACTCGGTCATCTTCTCCGAGCAGTTGGCCCGCCTCGCCGATGCCAACGCCGACCGGTTGGTCGTCGAGCATCACTACGACGAGGACGGCGGCGTCGTGACACCGGCGGCCGTCGCACAGTTCGCCGCGGGTGCGGCGGACGCGGACTTCTACATCTGTGGGCCCGCGCCGTTCATGGCGACGGTGGAAAGTGCATTGCAGTCGGCCGATGTCCCCAAGGAGCGGCTCCACCTCGAGCGCTTCACCGTGGCCGAGGTCGCGCCGGAGGTGCTCCTCGACGCCGCGGACGCCACCGAAGAAGTCGTCATCGAGCTCGATCGTCATGTGACGACGGCGAGCTACCGCCAGGGCGACACGTTGCTGCAGACCGCACGGATGTCCGGGCTGCGCGCCCCGTCGTCGTGCGAAACCGGTTCGTGTGGAACGTGTATGGCGCGTGTGGTCGAAGGCACTGCGCGCATGCTGAACAACGATGCGCTGGAGGACGACGAGGTCGAGGAAGGCTGGGTGCTGACCTGTCAGACGCTGCCCACCAGCCGCAGGGTCCGTGTGGTCTATGAGTAG
- a CDS encoding MarR family transcriptional regulator, with product MELTDNILWLLKQAFYFTLTTVNEAVSEHGVSTAQIGVLRQLSNEPGLSGAELARRLLISPQGVQLALTALERRNLVQRKQDPQHGRILQAYLTDQGRKVAGAVVHDAIAAHDKVFGVLSKDEQKTLRELLGRVVEQGTGHELFADHVDN from the coding sequence ATCGAGCTCACGGACAACATCTTGTGGCTGCTCAAGCAGGCCTTCTACTTCACGCTGACGACAGTGAACGAGGCGGTCAGCGAGCACGGCGTGAGCACCGCCCAGATCGGTGTGCTGCGGCAGCTGTCCAACGAGCCGGGACTCTCCGGGGCCGAGCTCGCCCGCCGGCTGCTGATCAGCCCGCAGGGTGTGCAACTCGCCCTGACCGCGCTCGAGCGGCGAAATCTGGTCCAGCGCAAGCAGGACCCGCAGCACGGCCGGATCCTGCAGGCGTACCTCACCGACCAGGGGCGCAAGGTCGCGGGCGCCGTGGTCCACGATGCGATCGCCGCTCACGACAAGGTCTTCGGCGTCCTGAGCAAGGACGAGCAGAAGACATTGCGCGAGCTGCTGGGCAGGGTGGTCGAGCAGGGCACCGGTCACGAGCTGTTCGCAGACCACGTCGACAACTGA
- a CDS encoding ferredoxin: MTQKIEVDFGLCESNGVCMGIIPEVFDLDDDDYLHVLQDEVTPENEAQVKEAVRQCPRQAIYLKDE; the protein is encoded by the coding sequence ATGACTCAGAAGATCGAAGTCGACTTCGGGCTGTGCGAGAGCAACGGGGTCTGCATGGGCATCATCCCCGAGGTGTTCGATCTCGACGACGACGACTACCTGCATGTGCTGCAGGATGAGGTGACGCCCGAAAACGAGGCGCAGGTCAAGGAAGCTGTGCGGCAGTGCCCGCGCCAGGCGATCTACCTCAAAGACGAATGA
- a CDS encoding amidohydrolase family protein: MTHHGSSDPASGAATTVLRAARWADVEAGEVRSPAVVVIEGNRITGVNPAVIPENPAQDIDLGDVTLLPGLMDMELNLLIGGPGGPEGLPSPMHGVQDDPAYRTLRGAVNARTTLEAGFTTVRNLGLMVKTGGYLLDVALQRAIDQGWHVGPRIVPAGHAVTPYGGHLDPTVFQRLAPGIMPLSVAEGIANGVDDVRTCVRYQVRHGAKLIKVSASGGVMSHSTAPGAQQYSDDEFAAIADEAHRAGVRVAAHAVGDSAIRACIRAGIDCIEHGFLATDETIQMMVDHGTFLVSTTYLTEAMAVDRIAPELRRKAEEVFPRAQAMLPKAIAAGVRIACGTDAPAVPHGQNAKELCALVARGMTPMQALRAATITSAELIEADDELGRLAPGYLADVIAVAGDPSQDIAATLDVRFVMKDGAIYKH; this comes from the coding sequence GTGACCCACCACGGCTCGTCCGACCCGGCATCGGGTGCGGCCACCACCGTCCTGCGGGCGGCACGCTGGGCCGACGTCGAGGCCGGCGAGGTGCGCTCGCCCGCGGTGGTGGTGATCGAGGGCAACCGGATCACCGGGGTGAATCCTGCTGTGATTCCGGAGAATCCGGCCCAGGACATCGATCTGGGCGACGTCACGCTGCTGCCTGGGTTGATGGACATGGAGCTCAACCTGCTCATCGGTGGACCCGGTGGTCCCGAGGGGTTACCCAGCCCGATGCACGGTGTGCAGGACGACCCCGCATACCGAACGCTGCGCGGTGCGGTCAACGCGCGCACCACGCTCGAGGCCGGCTTCACGACCGTGCGCAACCTGGGCCTGATGGTCAAGACCGGCGGCTACCTCCTCGACGTGGCGTTGCAGCGCGCAATCGACCAGGGCTGGCACGTCGGGCCGCGGATCGTCCCGGCGGGGCATGCGGTGACGCCCTACGGCGGGCACCTCGACCCAACGGTGTTCCAGCGGCTCGCCCCGGGCATCATGCCGCTGTCGGTCGCCGAGGGAATCGCCAACGGCGTCGACGACGTGCGTACCTGTGTGCGCTATCAGGTCCGGCACGGCGCCAAGCTCATCAAGGTTTCCGCGTCGGGCGGGGTCATGTCGCACAGCACTGCGCCCGGCGCGCAGCAGTACTCGGATGACGAGTTCGCGGCCATCGCCGACGAAGCGCATCGAGCCGGTGTGCGGGTGGCCGCGCACGCCGTGGGGGACAGCGCGATTCGCGCGTGCATCCGGGCCGGCATCGACTGTATCGAGCACGGCTTCCTCGCGACCGACGAGACGATCCAGATGATGGTCGACCATGGAACGTTTCTGGTGTCGACCACCTACCTCACCGAGGCCATGGCGGTCGACCGCATCGCACCCGAGCTGCGCCGCAAGGCCGAGGAGGTCTTTCCCCGGGCGCAGGCGATGCTGCCGAAGGCGATCGCGGCGGGTGTGCGGATCGCCTGTGGAACCGACGCGCCCGCGGTGCCGCACGGACAGAACGCCAAGGAGTTGTGCGCACTGGTCGCACGGGGCATGACTCCGATGCAGGCGTTGCGGGCGGCGACGATCACCAGTGCCGAGCTCATCGAAGCCGATGACGAGCTCGGCCGGCTGGCGCCGGGCTACCTGGCCGACGTCATCGCGGTGGCGGGAGATCCGTCGCAGGACATCGCGGCCACCCTCGACGTGAGGTTCGTGATGAAGGACGGCGCGATCTACAAGCACTAA
- a CDS encoding ferredoxin: MKVTVDEDRCAGHGMCLTLCPEVFEMSDDGWAVADPGDVPPGLEAAAREAIDNCPEHAIREIS, encoded by the coding sequence ATGAAGGTCACGGTCGACGAAGACCGCTGCGCCGGCCACGGAATGTGCCTGACGCTGTGCCCCGAGGTTTTCGAAATGAGTGACGACGGTTGGGCGGTCGCGGACCCCGGCGATGTGCCCCCGGGGCTCGAGGCTGCCGCCCGCGAGGCCATCGACAACTGTCCCGAGCACGCTATCCGCGAAATCAGTTGA
- a CDS encoding aromatic ring-hydroxylating dioxygenase subunit alpha — protein sequence MARWPKPQEGSWTQHYPELGTGPVSFRDSTSEEFYELEREAIFKRAWLNVARAEELPRVGSYLTKEIEVANTSVIVVKGRDEQIRAFHNICRHRGNKLVWNDFPSEEVKGTCRQFTCKYHGWRYGLDGELKFVQQAGEFFDLDERQYGLSPVHCDVWNGFVFINLDREPRQSLREFLGPMITALDDYPFEKMTERYDFVAHNNSNWKIFADAFQEYYHVPSLHSQQVPTEVRQPNATFECGHFQIDGPHRLVSTAGTRRWLLAPEFMYPVERATQSGLVGPWRTPETHQSAGLNPGNIEPWGITNFQIFPNLEILIYHGWYLLYRYWPTSHNTHKFEAYNAFHPATTVRERVEHEVASVVLKEFALQDAGMLGGTQAALEYGLDEPIVDDFPLNDQEILVRHLHKVAVDWVQEYKTEHRPVGV from the coding sequence ATGGCTCGGTGGCCTAAGCCGCAAGAGGGCAGCTGGACGCAACACTATCCCGAGCTCGGGACGGGGCCGGTGTCGTTCCGCGACTCGACGTCGGAGGAATTCTACGAGCTCGAGCGCGAGGCGATCTTCAAACGCGCGTGGCTCAACGTCGCTCGTGCCGAGGAGCTCCCGCGCGTCGGGAGCTACCTGACGAAAGAGATCGAGGTGGCGAACACGTCGGTCATCGTCGTCAAGGGCCGCGACGAGCAGATCCGCGCCTTCCACAACATCTGTCGCCACCGCGGAAACAAACTGGTCTGGAACGACTTTCCGAGTGAAGAGGTCAAAGGCACCTGTCGCCAGTTCACCTGCAAGTACCACGGGTGGCGTTACGGCCTCGACGGCGAACTGAAGTTCGTTCAGCAGGCAGGGGAGTTCTTCGATCTCGACGAGCGGCAGTACGGGTTGAGCCCGGTGCACTGCGACGTCTGGAACGGCTTCGTCTTCATCAACCTCGACAGGGAGCCGCGCCAGAGCCTGCGCGAGTTCCTCGGGCCGATGATCACCGCGCTGGACGACTATCCGTTCGAGAAGATGACGGAGCGTTACGATTTCGTCGCGCACAACAACAGCAACTGGAAGATCTTCGCCGACGCGTTCCAGGAGTACTACCACGTGCCGTCGCTGCACTCGCAGCAGGTGCCGACCGAGGTGCGCCAGCCCAACGCGACCTTCGAGTGCGGGCACTTCCAGATCGACGGGCCGCACCGCCTGGTGTCCACCGCGGGCACCCGGCGCTGGTTGCTCGCCCCTGAATTCATGTACCCGGTCGAACGGGCAACGCAGAGTGGACTCGTCGGGCCGTGGCGCACCCCGGAAACTCACCAGTCGGCGGGGTTGAACCCGGGCAACATCGAGCCGTGGGGGATCACCAACTTCCAGATCTTCCCGAATCTGGAGATCCTGATCTATCACGGTTGGTACCTGCTGTACCGGTACTGGCCGACGTCGCACAACACGCACAAGTTCGAGGCGTACAACGCCTTTCATCCCGCGACCACGGTGCGGGAACGCGTCGAGCACGAGGTCGCCTCGGTGGTGCTCAAGGAGTTCGCGCTGCAGGACGCCGGCATGCTGGGCGGCACCCAGGCCGCACTGGAGTACGGCCTGGACGAGCCGATAGTCGACGACTTCCCGCTCAACGACCAGGAGATCCTCGTCCGCCACCTGCACAAGGTGGCCGTCGACTGGGTCCAGGAGTACAAGACCGAGCATCGCCCGGTGGGGGTGTGA
- a CDS encoding DUF1330 domain-containing protein — MAKGYVIITEDIKDAAGMAEYGKLASQTMGNAKVLAFGPPAETLEGQWHGTQTVLLEFESVEDAKQWYYSDEYQAAAKLRQAAADCNGVIVSGF; from the coding sequence GTGGCCAAAGGTTATGTGATCATCACCGAGGACATCAAGGACGCCGCCGGGATGGCCGAGTACGGCAAGCTGGCCAGCCAGACGATGGGCAACGCCAAAGTGCTGGCATTCGGTCCCCCAGCCGAGACGCTCGAGGGGCAGTGGCACGGCACCCAGACCGTGCTTCTGGAGTTCGAATCCGTCGAGGATGCCAAGCAGTGGTACTACTCCGACGAGTACCAGGCAGCTGCCAAGCTGCGTCAGGCGGCCGCTGACTGCAACGGGGTCATCGTCTCCGGCTTCTGA
- a CDS encoding SDR family NAD(P)-dependent oxidoreductase, which produces MSRVAVVTGGASGMGESSCHELARRGHKVAVLDLNGAAAQRVAEELRADGAAALGVAADVTDRAAVEDAFAKVRTELGPVHILVTSAGLVDFAPFVDISPQTWQRLIDVNLNGTFHCAQVAVPDMLEAGWGRIVMISSSSAQRGSPGMAHYAASKGALISLTKSLAREYGPVGITVNNIPPSGIETPMQHQSQAEGHLPPNEQMAASIPVGHLGTGEDIAAAVGFLCSEEAGFITGQTLGVNGGSVM; this is translated from the coding sequence ATGAGCCGCGTCGCGGTGGTGACCGGCGGTGCTTCCGGCATGGGTGAGTCGAGCTGCCACGAGCTCGCCCGACGGGGGCACAAGGTCGCGGTCCTGGATCTCAACGGTGCAGCGGCACAACGGGTGGCAGAGGAGTTGCGTGCCGACGGTGCGGCCGCGCTCGGAGTCGCAGCCGACGTGACCGACAGGGCTGCGGTCGAGGATGCGTTCGCCAAGGTGCGCACCGAGCTGGGGCCGGTGCACATCCTGGTGACCAGTGCCGGACTGGTGGACTTCGCGCCGTTCGTCGACATCTCGCCGCAGACCTGGCAGCGGCTCATCGACGTCAACCTCAACGGGACATTCCACTGCGCGCAGGTCGCGGTGCCCGACATGCTGGAAGCCGGGTGGGGCCGCATCGTGATGATCTCGTCGTCGAGCGCGCAACGCGGCTCGCCGGGGATGGCGCACTACGCGGCCTCCAAAGGTGCGCTGATCTCGCTGACAAAATCCCTTGCCCGGGAGTACGGCCCGGTGGGCATCACGGTCAACAACATCCCACCGTCGGGCATCGAGACGCCGATGCAGCACCAGTCCCAGGCCGAAGGGCATCTACCGCCCAACGAGCAGATGGCTGCCAGCATCCCGGTCGGTCATCTCGGCACCGGCGAGGACATCGCCGCCGCGGTCGGGTTCCTGTGCTCCGAGGAGGCGGGCTTCATCACCGGTCAGACCCTCGGCGTCAACGGCGGATCGGTGATGTGA
- a CDS encoding cytochrome P450 — protein MTATELVFDPFSEEFFNGPWEIYRRMREEAPVYYNAEHDFYALSRHEDVAAAYKDFATYSSAYGLDLATIRSQEPMAAKMIILMDPPEHRQMRSLVNKVFTPRAIQAMRSMVTETIDRYLDGADTSRFDVVQDFSAFFPVEVITQMLGVPEEYRQKVREWVDTSLHREPGQIDMSEEGMQAIAESMGLYYSLIQERRAEPRDDMFSRLVAAEIEREDGEMESLDDFEIAGFATLLGGAGAETVTKLVGNAAVTFARFPDQWQKLLDDRSKIPAAVEELLRFEPPVHYNVRRSMREVQLHGVTIPEGKPVFLLGGSAHRDPEAFSDADAFDIDRDRTEAQNLGFGYGVHSCLGAALARMETAIALERLLDTMPRYEVLWDDCRRVAMQNVAGWSHVPVRILG, from the coding sequence ATGACCGCAACCGAACTGGTCTTCGACCCGTTTTCCGAGGAGTTCTTCAACGGTCCGTGGGAGATCTACCGGCGGATGCGTGAGGAAGCGCCGGTGTACTACAACGCCGAGCACGACTTCTATGCGTTGTCGCGCCACGAGGACGTCGCCGCAGCGTACAAGGACTTCGCGACGTACTCGTCGGCGTACGGCTTGGATCTCGCGACCATCCGGTCCCAGGAACCGATGGCCGCGAAGATGATCATCCTGATGGATCCGCCCGAACACCGGCAGATGCGCAGCCTGGTCAACAAGGTGTTCACCCCACGGGCCATTCAGGCGATGCGGTCGATGGTCACCGAGACGATCGACCGCTACCTCGACGGGGCCGACACGAGCCGCTTCGACGTCGTGCAGGATTTCTCCGCGTTCTTTCCGGTCGAGGTCATCACCCAGATGCTCGGAGTGCCCGAGGAATACCGCCAGAAGGTGCGCGAATGGGTGGATACCTCGCTACACCGCGAGCCGGGCCAGATCGACATGTCCGAGGAAGGCATGCAGGCGATCGCGGAGTCGATGGGCCTGTACTACAGCCTGATCCAGGAGCGCCGGGCCGAACCCCGCGATGACATGTTCAGCCGCCTCGTCGCCGCCGAGATCGAGCGCGAGGACGGCGAGATGGAGTCCCTCGATGACTTCGAGATCGCTGGGTTCGCAACACTTCTCGGCGGGGCGGGCGCCGAGACGGTCACCAAGCTCGTTGGCAACGCCGCGGTGACGTTCGCCCGGTTCCCCGACCAGTGGCAGAAGCTGCTCGACGATCGCAGCAAGATCCCGGCCGCGGTGGAGGAGCTCCTGCGTTTCGAGCCGCCCGTGCATTACAACGTCCGGCGTTCGATGCGCGAGGTGCAGTTGCACGGAGTCACGATCCCGGAGGGCAAGCCCGTCTTCCTGCTCGGCGGTTCGGCGCATCGAGATCCGGAGGCGTTCAGCGACGCCGACGCGTTCGACATCGACCGCGACCGCACCGAGGCGCAGAACCTCGGATTCGGTTACGGCGTGCACAGCTGCCTGGGAGCAGCGCTGGCACGCATGGAGACCGCGATCGCACTCGAGCGGTTGCTCGATACCATGCCGCGCTACGAGGTGCTGTGGGACGACTGCCGGCGGGTGGCGATGCAGAACGTCGCGGGCTGGTCGCACGTGCCGGTGCGAATCCTCGGCTAG